One genomic region from Epinephelus moara isolate mb chromosome 8, YSFRI_EMoa_1.0, whole genome shotgun sequence encodes:
- the LOC126394179 gene encoding AP2-associated protein kinase 1-like isoform X3: MKKFFDSRRELVSSGPGSGVGGGGAGSGGGGSFIGRVFTIGRYQVTVEEIVAEGGFAIVFLVRTHQGVRCALKRMYVNNEHDLQVCKLEIQIMKDLVGNKHIVGFLDSSIAAVGAGDVWEVLILMDFCRGGQVVNLMNQRLQTGFTEAEVLQIFCDTCEAVAHLHHCKTPIIHRDLKVENILLHDRGHYVLCDFGSATNRFQNPQTEGVPAVEEEIKKYTTLSYRAPEMVNLYGGMVITTKADIWAMGCLLYKLCYFTLPFGESQVAICDGSFTIPDNSRYSQDMHCLIRYMLEPDPDKRPDVYQISYFAFKLARRECPVPNVNNSPIPAKLPEPIRASEAVAKKSQTKARLTDPVPTLETSIAPRQRPKAGQAQPQPISGILPIQPALTPRKRPSVAAGAPQAIGVGINVPPPATAAVQAAQPAPAAPQPAQTANMQPQATPQHQQLLMKQQQQASGFLSPQSNQQHHLVQSLQQQQQAASQASTLLHSKAKPVPPVITLQLQHQQQLHVAPVHETTAPHLTAIPESAVVGPAADPETASRGIQKVGSLTPPSSPKMAAKSGHRRILSDVTHSAVFGVPVSKSTQLLQAAAAEASLNKSKSASTTPSGSPCSSQQSVYHPGDNDTQSALTAPSTQPSWNPFGDDNFSKLTAEELLNKDFAKLAETAAPGEKVTGSSENHIPGLNTFPEKLIEGLKSPETSLLLPDLLTLANPFNSSAESSTHDSLTGEDSLLGCDLLSHTSPHGNQSVSALPSSSSCSSAPPGSGPGSCLEELPPGQTASDSAFLMSCGEKGNDDEFDPIPVLISKNSNQDVQGESNGYSVLGEGQETEPQEGDSQAHEGCMHSSDEDDDDEEEEESHKEEQENVVAIKSHAAAHDSSGARPLLLDSEDEEEQGPQLALHSSPHSSAVPTQPSTTFHQPTPSTFAQNHSQHVHEPAKGADVAADVFSKAPFRIAQEEPADVFANAPFPRGPLAAPQQFDVFSQAPFGKRKEAMGGQLSYPHAAGVHAVTPDQGVLGQVAQQPFRPQALAKYSRHFEGPVPQQPVAAHRVVSNVSRQAAVASVPVGPLHSWTSEVGAVDPFVSAPFHLKAPQEKP, from the exons GAGGTTTTGCCATAGTCTTTTTGGTGCGGACTCATCAAGGTGTACGTTGTGCACTAAAAAGGATGTATGTCAACAATGAACACGATCTGCAAGTCTGCAAACTAGAGATACAGATTATG AAGGACCTAGTGGGCAACAAACACATAGTTGGCTTCCTGGACTCCAGCATAGCTGCAGTTGGAGCTGGTGATGTGTGGGAAGTCCTGATTTTAATGGACTTCTGTCGAG GTGGGCAGGTGGTTAACTTAATGAACCAGCGGTTACAGACAGGCTTCACTGAAGCTGAGGTGTTGCAGATCTTTTGTGACACGTGCGAGGCAGTTGCTCATCTCCACCACTGCAAGACTCCAATCATCCATCGAGATCTTAAG GTGGAAAATATTCTTCTGCATGACCGGGGACACTATGTGCTCTGTGATTTTGGAAGTGCCACCAACCGCTTCCAAAACCCTCAGACAGAGGGGGTGCCAGCCGTAGAGGAGGAGATCAAGAA GTACACTACTCTGTCGTACCGCGCTCCAGAGATGGTCAACCTCTACGGTGGAATGGTCATCACTACAAAGGCAGACATTTGG GCCATGGGTTGTCTACTCTATAAGCTGTGCTACTTCACGCTTCCTTTTGGGGAGAGCCAAGTGGCTATCTGTGACGGAAGTTTCACTATCCCAGACAACTCCCGCTACTCCCAAGACATGCACTGTCTCATTA GATACATGCTGGAACCTGACCCAGATAAGAGACCAGACGTCTACCAAATATCCTACTTTGCCTTTAAACTGGCTCGACGAGAGTGTCCAGTCccaaatgtaaat AATTCACCCATTCCTGCAAAACTTCCTGAGCCCATCAGAGCCAGTGAAGCTGTGGCCAAAAAGAGTCAAACCAAAGCCAG GCTCACAGACCCTGTTCCTACCTTGGAAACCTCAATTGCACCTCGCCAACGACCCAAGGCTGGCCAGGCTCAGCCCCAGCCAATATCAGGCATCCTTCCCATCCAGCCAGCTCTCACTCCACGCAAGAGACCCAGTGTGGCTGCTGGAGCACCACAGGCCATAG GTGTTGGTATTAATGTCCCACCTCCAGCTACAGCTGCTGTCCAGGCTGCTCAGCCGGCTCCTGCTGCACCACAGCCAGCTCAGACAGCCAACATGCAGCCACAGGCTACGCCGCAGCATCAGCAGCTCCtcatgaagcagcagcagcaagcttCAGGCTTCTTAAGCCCACAGAGTAACCAGCAG CATCACCTGGTACAGAGccttcagcagcagcaacaagcaGCGTCTCAGGCGTCCACCCTGCTGCACTCCAAAGCTAAGCCTGTTCCTCCAGTTATTACCCTGCAACtgcaacaccagcagcagctgcatGTAGCCCCTGTCCACGAAACAACAGCTCCTCATCTGACAGCCATCCCTGAGTCTGCAGTCGTTGGTCCTGCAGCTGACCCAGAG ACGGCTAGCCGAGGGATTCAGAAGGTTGGCTCATTGACACCCCCCTCGTCGCCAAAGATGGCCGCTAAAAGTGGCCACAGACGCATATTGAGCGATGTCACTCACAGCGCCGTGTTCGGGGTCCCAGTCAGCAAGTCCACCCAGCTACTCCAGGCAGCCGCAGCTGAGGCGAGCCTCAACAAGTCCAA ATCAGCCAGCACCACTCCTTCTGGCTCCCCCTGCTCATCCCAGCAGAGCGTGTACCATCCAGGTGATAATGACACCCAGTCAGCTCTCACTGCACCCAGTACTCAGCCTAGCTGGAACCCCTTTGGGGATGATAACTTCTCCAAGCTCACAGCAGAGGAGCTACTTAACAAAGACTTTGCAAAGCTAGCTGAGA CTGCTGCACCGGGTGAGAAGGTCACAGGGTCCAGTGAAAACCACATTCCAGGGCTCAACACTTTCCCAG AGAAGCTGATTGAGGGACTGAAGTCCCCTGAAACTTCTCTGCTGCTCCCTGACCTCTTAACCCTGGCCAACCCCTTCAATAGTTCTGCAGAGAGCTCCACCCATG ACTCTCTCACTGGGGAGGACTCTCTGCTGGGTTGCGATCTGTTATCTCATACTTCTCCTCATGGGAACCAGTCTGTTTCTgctctcccttcctcctcctcctgctcctctgctcctcctggcTCCGGCCCTGGATCCTGTCTGGAGGAGCTGCCGCCTGGTCAGACAGCTTCTG ACTCTGCCTTCCTCATGTCGTGTGGGGAGAAGGGCAATGACGACGAGTTTGACCCTATTCCTGTGCTCATCTCCAAAAACTCAAATCAAG ATGTGCAAGGGGAGAGTAATGGCTACTCTGTGCTCGGTGAGGGACAAGAGACTGAACCTCAAGAAGGAGATTCTCAAGCACATGAGGGATGCATGCACTCCAgcgatgaagatgatgatgatgaggaggaggaggaatccCATAAAGAGGAGCAGGAGAATGTGGTAGCCATTAAGAGTCATGCAGCAGCCCATGACAGCAGCGGCGCCAGACCTCTGCTGCTGGACTCTGAGGATGAAGAAGAACAAGGACCTCAGTTAGCCCTCCACTCATCACCACACTCCAGCGCCGTACCAACACAACCATCTACTACCTTCCACCAACCTACTCCGAGCACCTTTGCTCAGAATCATTCCCAGCATGTACACGAACCAGCAAAAGGTGCAGATGTCGCTGCAGATGTCTTCTCAAAAGCCCCCTTTCGGATTGCGCAAGAAGAGCCGGCCGATGTGTTTGCTAACGCTCCGTTTCCACGTGGCCCCCTCGCAGCTCCACAGCAGTTTGATGTATTCTCTCAGGCTCCCTTCGGAAAAAGAAAGGAGGCTATGGGAGGTCAGCTCTCGTATCCTCATGCAGCTGGAGTTCATGCTGTTACCCCTGATCAAGGTGTGTTGGGACAAGTTGCCCAGCAACCATTCCGCCCACAAGCTCTGGCCAAATATTCCCGACACTTTGAGGGACCTGTGCCCCAGCAGCCAGTAGCAGCTCATCGAGTAGTGTCTAACGTGAGCAGGCAAGCCGCTGTGGCATCAGTCCCCGTTGGACCTCTTCACTCATGGACCTCAGAAGTGGGTGCTGTAGACCCTTTCGTCTCTGCACCATTTCACCTCAAGGCCCCACAAGAAAAGCCCTGA